In Xanthomonas sacchari, a genomic segment contains:
- a CDS encoding DNA-3-methyladenine glycosylase I — protein MSSYCDLAIGHPVHGHYHDHEYGVPQRADADLFERLVLEINQAGLSWELMLKKRAGFRAAYAGFDVDTVAAFGEADVLRLLGDAGIVRNRLKVQAAIHNAQVIRGLRASHGSFAAWLDAQHPRSKAEWITLFKRTFRFTGGEITGEFLMSLGYLPGAHRADCPAFARIAQLDPPWMRAG, from the coding sequence ATGAGCAGCTACTGCGATCTCGCCATCGGCCACCCCGTGCACGGCCATTACCACGACCACGAGTACGGCGTACCGCAACGCGCCGACGCCGACCTGTTCGAGCGGCTGGTGCTGGAGATCAACCAGGCCGGGCTGAGCTGGGAGCTGATGCTGAAGAAACGCGCCGGGTTCCGCGCCGCCTACGCCGGGTTCGACGTGGACACGGTGGCGGCCTTCGGCGAAGCCGACGTGCTGCGCCTGCTCGGCGACGCCGGCATCGTCCGCAACCGGCTCAAGGTGCAGGCGGCGATCCACAACGCCCAGGTGATCCGGGGCTTGCGGGCCAGCCACGGCAGCTTCGCCGCCTGGCTGGACGCACAGCATCCACGCAGCAAGGCCGAGTGGATCACGCTGTTCAAGCGCACCTTCCGCTTCACCGGCGGCGAGATCACCGGCGAGTTCCTGATGAGCCTGGGCTACCTGCCCGGCGCGCATCGCGCAGACTGCCCGGCGTTCGCGCGCATCGCGCAACTGGATCCGCCGTGGATGCGCGCCGGCTGA
- a CDS encoding DUF4153 domain-containing protein: MDTPPDLPRQTRAFIVLVALLQGALLYLAQRGAESGLWPFGALGGRVCWYTLVLTVPTMTLLSVRHLGALRLWQHTIAVAMLVAALSAWAAWNATGAPGLRAGEVLGPFGATLALAMFVLLPWLQCRLQHGRWQAPYRDLFEHAWQNALTLALALLFVGICWLVLWLWGALFALVKLTLFRDLFRQTAFVYLATGTMFGLGLLIGRTQQRAVQVMRQILFAICTGLLPLLAFVAVLFALSLPFTGLQPLWETRAAASLLIALVATLVVFVNAVYQDGTAAAPYPAWLQRVIDAGLLSLPLYAGLALYALWLRVDQYGWSAERFAGVLVAVVACGYAGGYAWAALRPGARWLQPLAPVNRVLSWTVIGLALAASSPLLDPYRLVVGDQLQRLADGRTSAAQLDLAYLRFDSGRRGYRAVQALREVPAFADDPVQRERLQRILQRQQRWGGDNDAAPRSTDPLQVRQRIALAAGSTEPDAAWWQALLAGHIEDGNCRREGAQCVALRRDLDGDGHDEVLLCNAGAGYGVECRVHTDPGSGWRDVARTHFFPRRGDNAEALYQALRDGKLQVLPRRWPDLQLPGARRTELDAADPNDQTD, translated from the coding sequence ATGGACACGCCCCCCGACCTGCCGCGCCAGACCCGCGCCTTCATCGTCCTGGTGGCCCTGCTGCAGGGCGCGCTGCTGTACCTGGCGCAGCGCGGCGCCGAGAGCGGCCTGTGGCCGTTCGGTGCGCTGGGCGGACGGGTGTGCTGGTACACCCTGGTGCTGACCGTGCCGACCATGACCCTGCTGTCGGTGCGGCACCTCGGCGCGCTGCGCCTGTGGCAGCACACCATCGCGGTGGCGATGCTGGTGGCGGCCCTGTCCGCCTGGGCGGCCTGGAACGCCACCGGCGCGCCCGGCCTGCGCGCCGGCGAGGTGCTGGGCCCGTTCGGCGCGACCCTGGCGCTGGCGATGTTCGTGCTGCTGCCGTGGCTGCAGTGTCGGCTGCAGCACGGGCGCTGGCAGGCGCCTTACCGCGACCTGTTCGAACACGCCTGGCAGAACGCGCTGACCCTGGCGCTGGCGCTGCTGTTCGTGGGGATCTGCTGGCTGGTGCTGTGGCTGTGGGGCGCCCTGTTCGCGCTGGTCAAGCTGACCCTGTTCCGGGACCTGTTCCGGCAGACCGCCTTCGTCTATCTGGCCACCGGCACCATGTTCGGCCTGGGCCTGCTGATCGGCCGCACCCAGCAGCGCGCGGTGCAGGTGATGCGGCAGATCCTGTTCGCGATCTGCACCGGGCTGCTGCCGCTGCTGGCGTTCGTGGCGGTGCTGTTCGCGCTGAGCCTGCCGTTCACCGGCCTGCAGCCGCTGTGGGAGACCCGCGCCGCGGCCAGCCTCCTGATCGCACTGGTGGCCACGCTGGTGGTCTTCGTCAATGCGGTGTACCAGGACGGCACCGCCGCCGCGCCCTACCCGGCCTGGCTGCAACGGGTGATCGACGCCGGGCTGCTGAGCCTGCCGCTGTACGCGGGGCTGGCGCTGTACGCGCTGTGGCTGCGCGTCGACCAGTACGGCTGGAGCGCCGAGCGCTTCGCCGGGGTGCTGGTCGCGGTGGTCGCCTGCGGCTACGCAGGCGGCTATGCCTGGGCGGCGCTGCGCCCGGGCGCACGCTGGCTGCAGCCGCTGGCGCCGGTGAACCGGGTGCTGTCGTGGACGGTGATCGGCCTGGCGCTGGCTGCCAGCTCGCCGCTGCTGGACCCCTACCGCCTCGTCGTCGGCGACCAGTTGCAGCGCCTGGCCGACGGGCGCACCAGCGCGGCGCAACTGGACCTGGCCTATCTGCGCTTCGACAGCGGCCGCCGCGGCTACCGCGCGGTGCAGGCGCTGCGCGAGGTGCCCGCATTCGCCGACGACCCGGTGCAGCGCGAGCGCCTGCAACGCATCCTGCAGCGCCAGCAGCGCTGGGGCGGCGACAACGACGCTGCGCCACGCAGTACCGATCCGCTGCAGGTGCGCCAGCGCATCGCGCTGGCCGCCGGCAGTACCGAGCCGGACGCCGCGTGGTGGCAGGCGCTGCTGGCCGGGCACATCGAGGACGGCAACTGCCGGCGCGAGGGCGCGCAGTGCGTGGCGCTGCGCCGCGACCTGGACGGCGATGGCCACGACGAGGTGCTGCTGTGCAATGCCGGCGCCGGCTACGGCGTCGAATGCCGGGTCCATACCGACCCGGGCAGCGGCTGGCGCGACGTGGCGCGAACCCATTTCTTCCCGCGCCGCGGCGACAACGCCGAGGCGCTCTACCAGGCGCTGCGCGACGGCAAGCTGCAGGTGCTGCCGCGGCGCTGGCCCGACCTGCAGCTGCCGGGGGCCCGGCGGACCGAGCTGGACGCCGCCGACCCCAACGACCAGACCGACTGA